In the Leptotrichia sp. oral taxon 212 genome, one interval contains:
- a CDS encoding GspE/PulE family protein produces the protein MRNSLVSNTTVSYVNEIIETGINERASDIHISFDETDGMEIKYRIDGILRESGKLYMKIDRKILSKNIIEIISRIKILSNMNVAEKRKPQDGSFSFLLKKKYNIRAAYAPTVEGESIVLRILENYLENTELKTLGFSEKSIGMLEKVLERKFGLILVSGPTGSGKSTTLLSIIDVLNDGKRKIITVEDPVETKVKGLVQIQVNEEIGVTFSEVLKSTLRNDPDIIVISEIRDEITAEIAVRAALTGHLVISTIHTNDAVSTIIRLTDMGIPKYLILDSLIGVIAQRLVGKKCDYCSGEGCEECSGGYRGRTSINEVLILGDEVKNILKSENLGRKSKEELKRNAEKYFVDFNGDIKDKLSKNMIFEKDVYEFID, from the coding sequence ATGAGAAATAGTCTGGTTTCAAACACAACTGTTTCATATGTGAATGAAATAATAGAAACAGGAATAAATGAAAGAGCAAGTGATATCCATATAAGTTTTGATGAAACTGATGGAATGGAAATAAAATATAGAATAGATGGTATTTTAAGGGAAAGTGGAAAACTATATATGAAAATTGACAGAAAAATATTGTCAAAAAATATAATAGAAATAATTTCCAGAATAAAAATACTGTCTAATATGAATGTGGCTGAAAAGAGAAAACCTCAGGATGGGAGTTTTTCTTTTTTATTAAAGAAAAAATACAATATAAGGGCGGCATACGCCCCGACAGTTGAAGGGGAAAGCATCGTACTGAGAATACTTGAAAATTATCTTGAAAATACAGAACTGAAAACACTTGGATTTTCAGAAAAAAGTATAGGAATGCTTGAAAAAGTATTAGAAAGGAAGTTTGGACTGATACTTGTGAGCGGGCCTACAGGGTCAGGGAAATCTACGACACTCCTTTCAATAATTGATGTTCTGAATGACGGAAAAAGAAAAATAATCACAGTGGAGGATCCTGTAGAAACAAAAGTGAAAGGACTGGTTCAGATTCAGGTGAATGAGGAAATAGGAGTAACTTTTTCCGAAGTTCTGAAAAGTACTTTAAGAAATGATCCTGATATTATTGTAATTTCTGAAATAAGAGATGAAATAACTGCTGAAATTGCCGTAAGAGCAGCCTTGACAGGTCACCTTGTAATATCCACAATACATACAAATGATGCTGTTTCAACAATAATAAGGCTGACAGATATGGGTATACCTAAGTATCTTATACTGGATTCGCTTATAGGAGTAATAGCTCAGAGGCTTGTAGGTAAAAAATGCGATTACTGCAGTGGAGAAGGATGTGAAGAATGTTCAGGAGGATACAGGGGAAGAACTTCCATAAATGAAGTCCTTATTCTTGGAGATGAAGTAAAGAATATATTAAAATCAGAAAATTTAGGAAGAAAGTCTAAGGAAGAGTTGAAAAGGAATGCAGAAAAATATTTTGTAGACTTTAATGGGGATATAAAGGATAAATTATCTAAAAATATGATTTTTGAAAAAGATGTATATGAATTTATAGATTAA